One stretch of Impatiens glandulifera unplaced genomic scaffold, dImpGla2.1, whole genome shotgun sequence DNA includes these proteins:
- the LOC124917745 gene encoding uncharacterized protein LOC124917745 — MINDNFKDWKENIQIVFGCMDMDLAIQTEQPTTPTFISSYKEKAKFEKWKRSNRMILMIIKRAIPEMFRGAMSEDTTNAKDYLVEIKKRFVKSDKDETRTILKSLISMKYNGNGNIREYIIEMSNLVSKLKALKLDLHEDLLVHFILISLPV; from the coding sequence ATGATAAATGACAACTTTAAGGATTGGAAGGAGAACATTCAGATAGTTTTCGGTTGCATGGACATGGACCTTGCGATACAGACAGAGCAACCCACTACTCCTACGTTTATTAGCTCTTATAAAGAGAAGGCTAAATTTGAGAAATGGAAACGTTCTAACCGCATGATTCTTATGATCATAAAGCGTGCAATTCCGGAGATGTTCAGGGGTGCTATGTCTGAAGACACCACCAATGCTAAAGATTACCTTGTAGAAATTAAAAAGCGCTTTGTTAAAAGCGATAAGGATGAAACAAGAACTATTCTTAAAAGCTTGATTTCAATGAAGTATAACGGCAATGGTAATATAAGGGAGTACATCATAGAGATGTCTAATCTTGTATCAAAACTTAAGGCACTAAAGCTTGATTTGCATGAGGATTTACTTGTGCATTTCATTCTGATTTCTCTTCCGGTTTAA